The region AGCTTTAAGCGATGCGATTAATTCTTTACATTACTTAAAATGCATGCCTAACATTGCGAGCAAATTCGCCCTATCTTCTACGGCGGTGTGTGAAAAATCGGTTGCACCTTCAATAAGCGAGAAAGCTTTGAGTATTATTGAGAGTTTTGGGAATTGCGTGCGAGTGGGCAATGAAGAGCAGGTGGATTCTAGCGTGGCGACAAACGGGAGCGCACTCGCTTTTTTAAGCTTGGTAGCGAGCGGTTTGAAAGATGCCGGCATTAGAGAGGGCTTGAACGCTAGAGATTCTTTAGAATTGGTGAAAATGAGTTTTAAAGGCTTTGCCAAGCTGTTAGAAAAAGAACGCCCTGAGGTGATTATAGAGCAAATTTGCACCCCTAAAGGCGCAACGATTGAAGGCTTGAGCGTTTTAGAAAAAAAGGGGGTTAGAGGAGCGTTTATAAAAGCATGCCATGAAAGCGTGAAAAAAATGCGCCTCTAAAAATTACACTCTTAAAAAATCAGCGCGATGCATTTAGACAGACAGAGTTTAGAAAAAGCCAAGCATTTGATCCAAAGCGGTCTGATTGACACCATAGAAGTAGGCACAATCAAGGGCTTGCAAGAAATCCATCGGTTTTTGTTTGAAGGGTTGTATGAATTTGCCGGGAAAATCAGGGATAAAAATATCTCTAAAGGGAATTTCAGGTTCGCTAACTGTTTGTATTTGGATTTGATTTTACCCAGAATTGAAAGCATGCCGCAAAATAATTTCAATCAAATCATAGAAAAATATGTGGAAATGAATATCGCCCACCCTTTTTTGGAAGGTAATGGCAGAGCCACAAGGATATGGCTTGATTTGTTGCTTAAAAAGGAATTGAAAAAAATCGTGCTTTGGGAAAGGATTGATAAAGCCGCTTATTTGAGTGCGATAAAAAGGAGTCCTGTGAATGATTTGGAAATCAAAACGCTTTTAAAAAAGCATTTGAGTTCTAATACCAACGATCCCTTAACTTTCATTAAAGGCATCACGCAGTCGTATTACTATGAAGGGCTTTGAAAAAATACTAAAATCATTTTTTATAATCCAATACGAAAGAGTTTGACGCTAGTCAAGAGATAGTTTTTTATAATGCGATCTTAGGGGATTAGTGGGATTTAGTTGGGGGTTGCAGGAGAAAATGTTTTACCTCCTATCCCCCCTTTACTATAAAATAAAATTTAAAATATAAGACAAAATAATTAAAGCCCCATTTTAAAAGAAATTAAAAGCTTTATTTGTAAGCATTAAAGCAATCTAAAACTAATCCTGTGTGCGTTCAATCAAACTCAAAGGCAAGTTAAAAATTTTAATGAGTTCGCCCTCTTTTTGGCGTTGTTCACCCTTATCTTTTTCATGGTCATAGCCTAGCAAGTGCAACACCCCATGAATGAATAAAAGAGCGATCTCATTTTCTAAGCTATGCCCTAATTTCAGGGCGTTTTCTTGAGCTAATGGCGCATTAATCACCACGCTCCCTAAAGGGGCGTGCGGAATCGCTTCTAAAGGGAAGCTCAAAACATCGGTAGCGTAATCGCAACCCCTTAAATCCCTGTTGATTTCTCGCATGGTTTCATCGCTCACCAAAACAAGCTCAATGATTTGAGTGGGGGCTAAAACATTTGCGATTTTTTCTAATAATAAAAAGTCTGATTCCAGCGGGGTTTGGTTGTCTATTTCTAGCATTAAAGATATAAAAAGAAGTTTAAAAAAGCCCTAAAATTTAGGGCTTATAAAGATTAAGCGAAAGAACCTTTAACTTGTTCTACCCATTTTGAAATCCTCTCATCAGTGAGATCGTCTTGATTGTCTTCATCAATCACAAGACCCACGAATTTACCGCCTTCTACCGCTTTAGAAGCTTCAAAATGATAACCATCAGTAGAAGTTTGCCCTACTACTTTGCCGGCTTTAGCTTTTTCATAAATGTGGAAAATGCCTTCTGCGAAAGTTTCGCTGTAAGTGTCTTGATCGCCTAAGCCCACAAGCCCAATGGTTTTATTCGCAAAGTCGCTCGATTCTAGCGTGCCTAAAAAGTCTTCCCAATCTGTTTGCAAATCACCAGCACCCGCTGTTGGAGCGACTAGAATAACCTTTGTAAAGCTATTAAATTGATCTTTAGAAGCTTTAGCCACATCAACCACTTCCGCATTACCAATAGCCTTGCTGATTTTTTCAGCGATAGCTTCAGCGTTCCCGCTGTCTGTCCCAAAAAAGATACCAATTTTTCCCATGTTCTCAATCCTTATTTTTAAGATATTAACGCACCCGCTTTTAGCGAATGCTTGTGGGCATAGTCTAGCACATTTAATTAAACATCTTGCTTAAAAACCCATTTTGCGCGAATATCGTTTCAATAAAAACCATATTAAAAGCACGATAAGAGCAAAGCTTATCACAAAAAACGAAGTGTAATGAGAAAGCCTTTCATACAGCGTTTTCACCCAATCGCTCGCTTTAAAAGAAACGCTCCCCACGATTAGCGCCCACAAAAAACTGGACAAAACATTAAGCCATAAAAACCTTTTTAAAGGGTATTTGCTAAAACCAATTGCCAAAGGCACAACGCTTTTAATCCCATACAAATATTTATTGACAAAAATCATGAGCAAGGCGTAGCGTTTCACCCACAA is a window of Helicobacter pylori NQ4053 DNA encoding:
- a CDS encoding DedA family protein; translation: MQEALLRFQEGFKEWGYLILFLYSLGGGYVGIVIASILSATTHALDIKITILVAFLGNMVGSGALVIFARYQKREFLKYFHKHRRKLALASLWVKRYALLMIFVNKYLYGIKSVVPLAIGFSKYPLKRFLWLNVLSSFLWALIVGSVSFKASDWVKTLYERLSHYTSFFVISFALIVLLIWFLLKRYSRKMGF
- the fic gene encoding protein adenylyltransferase Fic encodes the protein MHLDRQSLEKAKHLIQSGLIDTIEVGTIKGLQEIHRFLFEGLYEFAGKIRDKNISKGNFRFANCLYLDLILPRIESMPQNNFNQIIEKYVEMNIAHPFLEGNGRATRIWLDLLLKKELKKIVLWERIDKAAYLSAIKRSPVNDLEIKTLLKKHLSSNTNDPLTFIKGITQSYYYEGL
- the ybeY gene encoding rRNA maturation RNase YbeY codes for the protein MLEIDNQTPLESDFLLLEKIANVLAPTQIIELVLVSDETMREINRDLRGCDYATDVLSFPLEAIPHAPLGSVVINAPLAQENALKLGHSLENEIALLFIHGVLHLLGYDHEKDKGEQRQKEGELIKIFNLPLSLIERTQD
- a CDS encoding flavodoxin encodes the protein MGKIGIFFGTDSGNAEAIAEKISKAIGNAEVVDVAKASKDQFNSFTKVILVAPTAGAGDLQTDWEDFLGTLESSDFANKTIGLVGLGDQDTYSETFAEGIFHIYEKAKAGKVVGQTSTDGYHFEASKAVEGGKFVGLVIDEDNQDDLTDERISKWVEQVKGSFA
- the proC gene encoding pyrroline-5-carboxylate reductase, whose amino-acid sequence is MEILQFIGYGNMAQAILEGSHEILSKRFILEITGRNPEKIAPFLQEKNIQAQIVPYKDAIDIHQKFVFLLFKPYNLKDFNYQGQAKSVLSALAGVSFEALSDAINSLHYLKCMPNIASKFALSSTAVCEKSVAPSISEKALSIIESFGNCVRVGNEEQVDSSVATNGSALAFLSLVASGLKDAGIREGLNARDSLELVKMSFKGFAKLLEKERPEVIIEQICTPKGATIEGLSVLEKKGVRGAFIKACHESVKKMRL